CGCGCCGATGTTCTCGGGCTTAGCGATCGGCGTGACCGGCAGGTTCTGTGCGAACAGCAGCTGCCAGCGGGTGTACAGGGCCTTGCGTTCGCTGGCGCTGGGCGTGACCGCTGCCGACTCGAAGATGTTGTAGATCTCCTTTTCCCAGGGGGCCATCTTGGCAATGTTGGGCGTCTCGCCGTCCTTGGCAGGCTGGAGCGAACGGTGCCAGTAGTACAGGCTGCCGCCGGGCTCCCAGATGGGGCGGCGCAGTTCCGGATCGGGCTGGTCACCGAAGGCGTGCAGGATCATGTCGTAATCGCCCGCCAGACCGGTCGAGAGCAGTTTGCTGCTCAGGATGCCGCGGAGGTTAACCTTCACGCCGATCTTCGCGAAGTCGCTCTGCAGGATGGTGGCGATGGGCGGGTACACGGCAGAGTCCGTGCCGTAGGTCAGGTCGAACTCCAGGGGTTTGCCGTTCGGCAGCAGGCGCGTGCCGGCGGCATTCTTCTTGCTCAGGCCCAGGGCGTCCAGCGCTGCGCCCGCCGCGGCCAGGTCGAAGCTGCCGAGCTGGCGGGTGGTGTTGACATAGAAGGCCTTGTTGGCGGGCGCGACGCCGTGACCGGGCAGGCTGGCGAGGCCGTTGTACACCGTGTCGATGATGCGGGGCCGGTTCACGGCGGACTGCATGGCGCGGCGGAAGCGCACGTCACTGAAGACCTTCGCCACGGCCGGATCCTTGTCGTCGAAGTTGTACGCCACGAAGGGCGGGCTGCCGAACAGGGCCGTGAAGCGGTTCACCTTGAAGTTCCCGCCCGCCACTTCCTTCTGCTTGAGATCCGGGAACTGCGCGCCGTTGGAATTCAGCTGGTCGAGGTTCCCGGCAAGGAACTGTGCGAGCTGGGCCTGCGGATCGCGGATGACCAGGAAGTCGAGTTTGTCCAGGTACGGCAGCTTCTGGCCCTTGCCGTCCACCTTCCAGTAGTTGGGGTTGCGCACGAGCGTGACCTTCTGGCCGCTGGTGTACGAGTCGAGCTTGAAGGGCCCGGTGCCCACGACCTCGCTGGGGGCGACGTTGGTCGGCCACGCGTTGTTGATGTCGGCGGGCTTGGCGCCGCCGTCGATGGACATCTTGAGCAGCTTGTGCTGCGGCATGATGAAGTAGCGCTGCTGCAGCAGGAAGGCGGGGGCCGGGCGCGGCAGGGTGAAGCGCACGGTGTAGTCGTCGACCTTGGTGAAGGTCACGGGCTGGCCGCCGAGCGTGAAGTTCCCGGCGTCCCCGGCGCGCGTCTCGGGGTTCGCCACGAGGTTCTTGTACGTGAAGATCACGTCGTCGGCGTTGAAGGTCTGGCCGTCGCTCCACTTCACGCCCTGACGCAGTTTGAAGGTGTACACCTTGCCGTCCGGGCTGATCGTCCAGCTCTCGGCCAGTGCGGGCTCGATCTTGTAGGTGGAGAGGTTGAACTCGACCAGGCCGTCGAACAGCTGCTGGGCGATCAGGCCAAGGTTGTTGTCGATCGCGCCGTAGTAGTTCAGGCTCTGCGGACTGTCGCCGAGGGCCAGGGTGTAGGTGCCGCCGGACTTGCCGTCGACGACGCCCAGGGCGCTGTAGCCGGTGAACTTCTTGGGCGCGGCGGCGGCGCTGCCGATCAGCGCGAGGGTGACGAGGGCCAGGGCCAGGGGGGGAGTGGGACGCTTCAACATGAGAACCTCCGGAACTGCTGCGGGTGGGGCGGGTGAATGTTCCGCCCAGACTAATACCACTGCCTGTCCACTTGCAAGTCTTCCGCCGTGTGGCCTGGAAGTGGTATTCTCCGTGGCGATGTCCATGACCGACCACTGGTCCCTCCCGATCGACGCGGCGAGCGCCACGCCGGTGTACGTGCAGGTGGCGCAGCAGCTCCAGCGGCGCATCGAGAACGGCGACCTGCGCCGGGGGAGTGCCCTGCCTGCCGAACGTGACTTCGCGGCGCAGCTGGGCATCTCCCGCGTCACCGTGCGCCAGGCGCTGGCCCTGCTGGAAAAACAGGGCCTGCTGCTGCGCAAGCACGGCAGCGGCACCTTCGTCACGCCGCCCGTGCGGCGCGGAGAGATGCCCAGCCGGCCGCTGGGCCTGCTGTCGTCCTTCAGCGAGGACGTCCGGTCGCGCGGCCAGCGGCCCGGTGGGCGCGTCCTGAGTTTCGAGCGGGGGCGTCCCACCGCGCACGAGGCCCTGAGCCTGGCCCTCTCGCCCACCGAGTCCGTCTACCGCGTGCGGCGGCTGCGGACGGCGAACGACGAGCCCCTGGCCATCGAGGAAAGTACCCTGCCGGCCGGTCTGGTCGGCACCCTGACGGCCGCGCACGTGACCGACACCAGCCTCTACTTGCTGCTGCGCACGCGGAACCTGGAGCCCAGCCGGGGCATCCGGCACCTGCGGGCGATCAATGCTGATCTCACCCTGGCCGGTCAGCTGGGGGTTCCGGTCGGGGCGGCGCTGGTCTCCACCGAGCGCGTGTCTTGGACTGCCGAGGGTGTGCCCGTCGAGTACGCCCGCGCCCAGTATCGTGGCGACCGCTTCGACTTCGTGATGGAACTCCACGGAGACAGTGACAGCTGATGGCCGCGCCGCGAGGCCAGAGGCCACAGACTCGCAGGTGCGCTGGAACACCCCTCCGGGTTCATCCGCAGTCGGTGTGCCTGTGAGTGCCGATCCCCGCCGCACTGAGGCGGTCCATCCGGGCCTTGCCGACCTGGATCGCCTGAGCACGCAGGAACTGGTCAGCGCGTTCGTGGACGACCAGCAGGACGCCGTGAAAGCCGTTCAGCTGGCCTCGGTGGCCCTCGGCCGCGTGGTCGAGGCCGCCCTGCCGCGCCTGCGCGCCGGAGGCCGGCTGGTCTATGCCGGCGCCGGCACCAGCGGCCGGCTGGGCGTGCTGGACGCCACGGAACTGACTCCCACCTTCTCCTGGCCACCTGCGCGGGCCGTGCCGCTCATCGCGGGCGGCGAGGTCGCCATCCGTCAGGCGGTCGAGGGGGCCGAGGACGACCACGCCTCCGGAGAGGCCGACGTGAAGGCCGCTGGCACCGGCCCGCAGGATGTGCTGATCGCCATCGCTGCCAGCGGCACCACGCCGTATGTCCTGGGAGCGGTGCGCGCGGCCAGACAGGCGGCTGCCCTCACGGTCGGGATCGCGAACAACCCCGGCACGCCCCTGCTGACCACGGCGGACTGGCCGGTGCTGCTCGACACCGGCCCGGAGGTCATCTCCGGAAGTACCCGCCTGAAGGCCGGAACCGCGCAGAAGATCGCGCTGAACACCATTTCCAGCGCCCTGATGGTCAAGCTGGGTAAGGTCTACGGGAACCTGATGGTCGACATGCGGGCCAGCAACGAGAAACTCCAGGGCCGTGCCGTGCGGTTGGTGCAGCACGCGACCGGAGTAGACGACGAGCAGGCCCGGTCGGCCCTGGGCCACGCCGACGGTCACGTGAAAACCGCCATCGTGATGCTGCTCCTCGGGGTGGACGCGGAGGGAGCGGCCTCCCGGCTGCGCGAGACCGACGGCCACGCCCGACTGGCCCTGGGTCGCCCATGATTCCCGAGGTCACCCGAAGCCTGCTGGAGACCGCGATCGACGGGGGCGGGCTGCCCGGCGCCGCCCTGGGCGTCGTGGACGCGCGCGGCGCCGCTCAGACGCTGGTGCTGGGTCTCGCCCAGCGCGATCCGGACGCCAGGGCGCTCACAGCAGATCATCTGTTCGACCTGGCAAGCCTGACCAAACCGCTGTTCACGGCCCGTGAGCTGCTCCGCGCCGTGGCCGCCGGCAGCGTCGACCTCGACGATGACCTCGGCACCTTCCTGCCGGAGCTCGCGTGGATGCAGGACACGCCGCTCCGGACGAGATCCCTGCGGCAGCTTCTCACACACACCGCTGGCCTGCCCGCGTGGGCACCGCTGTACACCTGGGGCGACGCGGCCACCATCCGCGCGCGCGTGCTGCAGGAACCCTGGACCATGCGCGATCCCGGGGAGGTCGTGTACTCGGATCTGGGGTACATCCTGCTGGGCCGCGTGCTGGAGCGGGTACACGGCCGGCCCCTGCGCGACTTCCCGCTCGACGCCGGCCTGACCTTCGCCCCGGAGGCCGCACGTTCCGTCGCCACGGAACGCTGTGCGTGGCGGGAGCGGATGCTGCGCGGCGAGGTGCACGACGAGAACGCCGGGGCACTGGGCGGCGTCTCCGGCCACGCGGGGCTGTTCGGCACGCTGGGCGGCGTCCTGCGGCAGGCGGAACTCATCCTGCGCGGTGGCTGGCTCCCGGCCGCCGCGCAGGACGCCGCGCTCCGCCCGGCCGCCCCCGGCCGCACCCTGACCTTCGTGCAGGCGCAGGCCGGCTGGAGCGGCGGCAGTCTCGCCAGCCCCCTGGCGGTCGGTCACACGGGCTTCACCGGCACCGGGCTGTGGGTGGATCACGCCCGCGGCCTGGCCTGGGTGCTGCTCACCAACCGCGTGCATCCCACCCGGCACTCCGGCTTCGATATCCAGGGCCTGCGCCGCGCCGTGGGCAATACCCTGCTCGCCCCCAGGGACTAACGCGCCCACAGAGCAAGCGGCAGACCGCTACGGCCCGAACAGGTCGGTCATCGGAGTGGCCTGGGCCGCCTGCCGCAGTGGCGGGAGCCCCCAGGCGTCCTCCAGGGTTCGCAGCAGCGAATAGTGGTTGTACGGAACGCGGGACTTCACGCCCCGTGGCCCCGAGGTCGTGACCACCACCGTGGCAACCGTGCCGCCCCCGCCGGCATCATCGCTGCCCTCGTCGAAGGTGATCACGATGGCCGATCGCCCTGTCCACGCCGGGGAGGCCAGAATCGCGTCCGTCCACGTCTTCACGAAGCGGTCGCCCGCGCGCTGCAGCGTGCGGCCCGGCGGGCAGGTCACTGCACCGTGCAGGTCATGGCACACGTCCGGCACGATCAGACTGAAGGCGGGCACGTGTCCGGATGTCAGGTCGCCCTGAAGGGGATCGAGCGACACCACCTTCGCGCGCCGGGCCGGACTGCCCGCGATCTCCGCCGAGAGCATGAAGGGGTTGTGCTTCTTGCCGTAGGCGCCGGCCGCGCCGCCGTCCCACCCGGTGCTGGGAAGCCCCTGGAAGTACCCCTTCCAGTCGAGCCCGGCGCGTTCCAGCTGCAGGGGCAGGGTGTCACCTGCAAAGCGCTGCGTGGGGTCGTCGGAGACGCTGCCGAAAGTGGAGCCGCTGATCATGGCCACGTAATTCGGCAGGCTGGGGTGCGCAACTCCGGTGTAGGTCGTGGCCAGCCCGTAGGTGCGTGCCAGGGCATTCAGGGTGGGCAGGTTCGGGTTCCCGATCGCCTGCGCGTAACTGGTGTTCTCCAGCACGATCAGGAACACGTGATCGAACGGCACGGGGGAGGACGTGGCGGCCTGAGCGCTCAGGCCCACTGCGAGCGCGAGGGCAGTGAGAACGGGTTTCACTGCCCAGCCTGCCCACGGCGCACTTCGAGCGCGACTGGAATGAAACTCAGGACGACCACCGCGCCCACCATCAGCAGGATGTACCGGTCGAGGTTGGGGATCACGCTGCCCAGCGCGTAGCCCAGCAGCGGGACGGCCAGCGCCCACAGCAGGCCACCCACGGCGTTGTACGCCAGGAACTGCGGGTAGGGCATGTTGCCCACGCCCGCCAGGGTGGGCGCCGCCGTCCGCACGACCGGGACGAAGCGGGCCATGATCAGCGCCCTGCTGCCGTGCCGGGCAAAGAACGCGCGGGTGCGTTCCACGAACTCCGGCTTGAAGACGCGGCTTCCCGGGCGGCTGAACACCCCTGGCCCGAACTGGCGGCCGATCGCGTAGCCCACCGAATCTCCGATCACCGCGCCCGCCACGGCGGCCAGCATCAGCGGAAGCAGGTGCAGGGTGCCCTGCCGGGCGAGCAGGCCTGCCGTGATCAGCAGACTGTCGCCAGGCAGAAAAAAGCCGACCAGCAGGCCGGACTCGGCGAAGACCAGGCCGAAGATTCCAGCGTAGGACACGCTCTGGATCAGGTGGGGGAGGTCGAACATCCCGTCAGCCTAGTCCTGGAAGGTCAAGGCACGGTAGCGCCGGAGTCAGCGGTCAATCCTCGGACGGTCAGGTGTCGTGGGTACCGGGTCACCACACTGCGCGGTCGCCTGACCGCTGTTCCCATTCTTGTTCCCTGGACTTGCCATGGCTGAACTTCAACTTTCAGCGCCGTTACGGGACAGTGGGCATCACGTTACGGTTGAATTGTTCACACGGGGGCGGCGGAGTACAAAGTGAAGTATTGCTCAAGCGTGTGGGCCGTCAGGTTCAGGTTTCTTGGGCGAAGCTTCAGCCACAGGGGGAGGCGTGCCCCCACAATGACCCCATCGCAACAGTTCTGTTCCGAACTGCGCTCTTTGGGGGAACACAAGATGACTATCCGACGTGTCCTGCTCCTGGGAAACCACACGCCGCGCCAGTGCGGTATCGCCACCTTCACAGCCGATCTCGCCGATGCCCTCCTGGCGGCCCAACCGGCACTGGACGTCGTCGTCGTCGCCATGGACGACGGCCATGTCCAGCAGTACCCGGAACGTGTGGCCCTCACGATTCCGCAGGGTGATCCCGAGGCCTACCAGCGCGCCGCCGAGACCATCAACGACCTGAACGTGGACGTCGTGTGCGTTCAGCACGAGTTCGGTATCTACGGCGGCCCGGCCGGTAGTTACCTGCTCACGCTGCTGCGCGGCCTGGACGTACCGGTCATCACGACCCTGCACACGGTGCTTGAAACGTACTCGCCCGAGCAGCGTGCGGTCATCGAGGAACTCGCGGTGCTGAGCGAGCGCCTCGTCGTGATGAGTGCGCGGGCCGTGGATTTCCTGACCGCCCAGGGCATCCCCGCCGGCAAGATCGAGTTTATCCACCACGGTATGCCCCTGCTGGACTTCGACCGGGAGGAGCAGAAGGCCGAGCTCGGGCTGGCTGGCCACGAGGTCATCCTCACCTTCGGCCTGCTCTCCCCGAACAAGGGTCTGGAAAACGCGATCCGGGCCCTGCCCGACGTCGTTGCCACCCATACGAACGTCACGTATCTGGTGCTGGGCGCCACCCATCCGCATCTGCGGGAGCGGGAAGGCGAGGCGTACCGCGAGGGCCTGATGGCGCTGGCCGCGTCACTCGGCGTGGCGGAGCACGTGCGCTTCGAGAACCGGTTCGCCACCCTGGACGAGCTGGGCCGCTACATTGCGGCGGCCGACATCTACCTCACGCCCTACCTGAACCGCGAGCAGATCACGTCCGGCACCCTGGCGTACGCGCTCGGCAACGGCAAGGCCGTCATCAGCACGCCGTACTGGCATGCCGAGGAACTGCTGGCCGACGACCGGGGCGTCCTCGTGCCCTTCCACGACACGCCGGCCCTCACGGCCGCGCTGCTGGGCCTGCTGGACGACCCGCAGCGGCGCGCCGCGCTGGAAGCCCGTGCCCGCGCCTACGGCCAGGGCATGACCTGGCCGGCCATCGGCGCACAGTACCTGCAGGTGTTCGCGGAAACGGGTCGCGCGGTCACGCTCACGCAGCCGCTGCCTGCGCTGCCAACCGTGACGCTGAGGCATGTGGCGGCCCTGTCGGACGACACCGGGGTGTTCCAGCACGCGACCTTCACGCTGGCCAACCCCCACGAGGGCTACACCACCGACGACAACGCCCGCGCCCTGATGCTGGCCGCCGCCTGCCCGGACGACCCGCACGCGCCGCTGCTCGCCCGGCGCGCCCTGACCTTCCTGCACGGAGCGCTGGATGGGGACGGGTACTTCCGGAACTTCATGTCATACGACCGCCGCTGGCTGGAAGCGCGCGGATCCGAGAACGCCCAGGCCCGAGCCGTGCGCGCCCTGGTCGTCGCGGCGCGTGACCTGAGGGAACCCGGTCTGCGCGGAGCCGCGCAGGAACTCCTGGCTCACGCCTGGACAGCGATCGGGCAGCTGGACAGTCCGCGCGCGCAGGCCCTGGCCCTGATGGCCCTCGCCGACCAGCGGCTCGCGGGCGGGCCGAACCCTGACCGTGACGACGTGGCGCACCGCTACGCCATGAACCTACGCCGCCTGCACGGGGCTCACGCCCGACCCGACTGGCCATGGTTCGAACCGTACCTGAGCTACTCGAACGCGAAGTTGTCTCACGGCCTGCTCGCTTATGGCCGCGCGTATGCGGCGCCGGGCGACATCGCCCTGGGCTTGGAGACGCTCGCCTGGCTGGAAGGCGTGCAGACGGGTCCGCACGGCACCTTCTGGCCGGTGGGCAGCGAACGCGTGTACCGCAGCGGCGAGGCCCGGCCGCTGTGGGACGGCCAGCCCATCGAGGTCTACGCTACGGTCGCCGCCGACCTGGAAGCCTACGCGGTCACGTCCGACGAGCGCTGGCTGGATCTGGCCCGCCGCGCCGTGAACTGGCTGCTGGGCGTGAACCCACTGAGGCAGCCGCTGTTGAACCCGGCGAGCGGTGGCTGCCGCGACGGCCTGCACCGCGACCGCCTGAACATGAACGAGGGCGCCGAGAGCACCCTGGCCCTGTGGCAGAGCGTCGCAGATCTGCGCGCAGCCCAACTCACGCCCAGTGCGGGGACGCTCACCGGTGACTGAGCGTGCGGTGCTGGAGCGGCCGGGCATTCAGCATCCGCTGGCCCGGCACCCCGTAGAGGATCGGCCGGTGCGGATCGGGATGCTCGCCCCCATCGCGTGGCGCGTTCCCCCCAGGCACTACGGGCCGTGGGAGCGGGTGGTCTCGCTGCTCACCGAGGGACTCGTTGCCGCTGGAGCCGACGTGACCCTCTACGCCACCCAGGACGCCCTGACCTCGGCCCGGCTCAGCGCAGTCGTGCCCACTCCCTACGAGGAGACGCCGGGGATGGACGTGAAGGTCTGGGAGGGGCTGCACCTCGCGCATGCCTTCAATGCCGCCGAACAGGTGGACATCGTGCACAACCATGCGGACTTCCTGCCGCTGATGTTCGCGTCGCTGGTGGACATTCCCACGGTCACGACCATCCACGGCTTCTCCGGCGCGGCGATCCTGCCCGCGTACACCGCCTACGCGGATCGCGTGCACTTCGTGAGCATCAGTGACGCCGATCGCTCGCCGAACCTGCCGTACATCGCCACGGTGTACCACGGCATCGACCTGGCCGAGTTCACGTTCCGGGCCCAGCCGCAGCAGCCTCCCTACGCGGCCTTCCTGGGCCGGATCCATCCGGACAAGGGCGCGGCCGACGCCATCCGCGTGGCCCGCGCCGCCGGCCTGCCGCTGAAGATCGCGGGCATCATCCATGACCGCGCGTACTTCGAGCGGGAGGTTGAGCCCCACCTCGGCGCGGACATCACCTTCCTCGGCTCGGTCGATCCGGCCGGGCGGAATGCACTGCTGGGCGGCGCGGCGGCGCTGCTGCACCTGATCCATTTCGATGAGCCCTTCGGCCTCTCGGTGCTGGAGGCCATGGCCTGTGGTACCCCGGTCATCGCCTACGGGCGCGGCAGTATGAGAGAACTGATCGAGGACGGGGTGAGCGGCCGGGTCGTGCCCGACGAGGCTGGGGCGGTGGCCGCGCTTCACGCGCTGGACGGCCTCGACCGCGCCGCCGTTCGTGCCCACGCCGCCACCTTCAGCGTGGAGCGGATGGTCGACGGGTACCTGCAGGTCTACCGGCAGCTCATCGCTGCCAGGGTTTCGTCATGACCCGTGGAGTACCGTTGGGCATGTCACTTCCAGGCCGCAAGCGCTCGCCGGTGCTGTTTCGTCGCACGGACGACAACCCCATCCTCACCGCTGCCCAGTGGCCCTACCCGGCGAACTCGGTCTTCAATGCCGGCGCGACCCGCCTGCAGGACGGCACCACGCTGCTGCTGTGCCGCGTGGAGGACTTCCGTGGGCTGTCGCACCTGACGGCCGCCCGCTCCCGCGACGGCGTGAGCGCGTGGCAGATCGACCACCACCCGACCCTGGCCCCACACCCGGATCACCCGGAGGAGGAGTGGGGGGTCGAGGATCCCCGGATCACCTGGCTGCCCGACGAGGGCCGCTACGCCGTGCTGTACACCGCGTACAGCCACAACGGCCCCGGCGTGGCGCTGGCACTCACCGACGACTTCGTGACCTTCGAGCGGCGCGGCATCATCTTTCCACCCGAGGACAAGGACGCCGCGCTCTTTCCCCGCCGGTTCGGGGATCACTGGGCCGCCATCCACCGGCCGGTGACCAGCACGAGCGCCAACATGAACCTGTCGTTCAGCGCGAACCTGTACCACTTCGGCAACACCCGCACCATCCTCGAGGCCCGGCAGGGCGCGTGGTGGGACGCGAACAAGGTGGGCCTCTCCGCGCCGCCCATCGAAACGGAAGAGGGCTGGTTGGTCATCTACCACGGTGTCAAGCGCACCGGGAGCGGCGTGCTGTACCGCAACGGGCTGGCGCTGTTCGACCTCAACCACCCGGAGCGTCTGATCCGCCGGAGCGATCCCTGGTGCTTCGGGCCGCGCGACCTGGCCGAACGCGTCGGTGATGTCGACAATGTCGTGTTCCCCTGTGGCACCACGCTGCAGGACGACGGCGACACGCTGCACGTGTACTACGGGCAGGCGGACACCAGCATCGGCCTGGCGACCGCCAGCATCCGGCAACTGCTGGACTGGTTGCGGGAGAATTCCACCATGCAGGCCGCGCCCCCCCTCGAGGCGCTGCCCGCCGACGACTGACCGGCCGGCAGGTCGTCCCGGCAACTGCCCGGGCGAAGGCCATCAGGCTTTCGCCCGGGCGTTTCCATGTCTGCCCTGAACCCACCGCACTTCGCTGTGAACGCGCTTATGAACGGCTCAGGGTTAAGACGGTGCGTAACTCTGTGCCGCCTGCCTGGGTGGCACGCTCTATGCTGCACGTCAATCATTGCCGTGCTGTCCGCCGTCCACCCCTGTCCGAGGTGCCCATGTTCGATGAATTCCACGTGCACGCCCTGCTCACGCCAGAGGAACGCCTGATCCGCGAGAGTGTACGCGCCTACTGCGACAAGGAACTGCTGCCCCAGGTGGCCGGCTGGTGGGACAGTGGCGACCTGCCGGTGCGTGACGTGATGAAACAGTTCGGCGCGCTGGGCCTGCTCGGCCCGACGGTGCCGGAGGAGTATGGAGGGGCGGGCGCCACCTACTCGGCCTACGGCGCCATGATGTACGAACTGGAACGCGTGGACAGCGGCCTGCGCTCGGCGGCCAGCGTGCAGGGCAGTCTGGTGATGTACCCCATTCACGAGTACGGGTCTGACGAGCAGAAGGAGCGCTGGCTGCCTGGCCTCGCCCGTGGAGAGCTGATCGGCTGCTTCGGTCTGACCGAGCCCGATGGCGGCTCGGATCCCGGAGCCATGCGCACCCGTGCCCACAGGGACGGCGATGCCTACGTCCTGAGCGGCACCAAGATGTGGATCACCAACAGCCCCGTCGCCGACGTGGCCGTGGTCTGGGCCAAGGACGACGCGGGGGTCGTGCGCGGGTTTATCGTGCCCACCGACACGCCGGGCTTTGAGGCCCCGAAGATCACCCGCAAGATGAGTCTGCGCGCGTCCGTGACCGGAGAGATCGTGCTTGACGGATGCCGGATCCCCGCCGCGAACCTGCTGCCAGGCAGTGGCGGCCTGAAAAGCCCACTGTCCTGCCTGACCTCCGCGCGCTTCGGGATCGCCTGGGGGGCGATGGGCGCGCTCGAAGCGGTGCTTCAAGCTACGCTCGAGTATACCGGCAGCCGCACCACCTTCGGCAAACCGATCGCCGCGCGCCAGCTGGTGCAGGACAAACTCGTGCGCATGGCCACCGACCACAGCCTTGGCCTGCTGCTCGCGTGGCGGCTGGGTCAGCTCAAGGACGCCGGGCAGATGAACTACGCCCAGGTCAGTTACGCCAAGCGCAACAACGTCCGGGTGGCCCTTCAGGGCGCCCGGCTGGCCCGCGAACTGCACGGTGGGAACGGCATCACCACCGAGTACCCGGTCATCCGCCACATGCTGAATCTGGAGACCGTCGATACCTACGAGGGCACCCACGACATTCATACCCTGATCGTCGGCCGGCACCTGACTGGGCTGGGCGCCCTGGAGTGACGTGACCGCGCCTGAACCCACCTGCGACGCGGCCCACCTGACCCTGCGCCTTCATCGCGCCACCCCAGGACGGGCGCTGCCACGCGGGGGGCTCGCCGTCGGCCCGTGGCAGGCCACGCTTGAGACCCAGGATCCACACGGCCGGATGGTCACCGTCGTCCGGCAGCGTGGCCAGGTGGGCGCACTCCTCGGAACGCTGTACGACACCACCTTGGACGATGCCCTGGAGCGTTACCGCGCCGTCGGGAACGGATTCGCCGCCCAACTGGAGGGCAGTTTCGCACTGCTGATCCTCGATCTGGACGCCGGGCGGGTGCTGGCCCTCACGGACCGTGTTGGCACGCGATCCCTCTACGCTTCCCCGGCGGACGAGGAGGTCTTCCTCTCGACCCGGCCCGGCCTGCCGGCGTTCACCCGTCGCCCGCTGTGCGTCGCGGCGGTGGCGTCGATGCTCGTCAACGGCGGGCTGCCCTCAGGCCTGACCCTGTTCGAAGGTGTCCGCGCCCTTACGCCCACGGAACTCCATGATGTGCGGCCCGACAGGATACACAGCTCGCCGTACTGGACGGTACCGTTCAATCCCGCGCCGCTCGGCCGCCCGGCCGCCGCCCATGCCGGTGAGCTGATCGAACTGATGCGCGGCGCAGTCGCCCGGCGGGTGCGGGCCAGCCGTGAGCGGCCCTATCTGTCGCTCAGCGGCGGCTACGACTCCCGCGGCCTGCTGTCCCTCCTGTACGGGCAACACCCGCACCTGAACACCTACTCCTACGCCCTGCCCTCCAGCCGGCGCGGCACCGACATGGAAGCTGCCGTGCGGCTGGCCACGCAGTATGGCGTACCTCACCAGCAATTCCTCGCCTACCGGGGCGACCTGCCCAGGGTCATCGCACTCAATGCGCGCCAGGGTCACGGAGGCGTGTCCTTCTGCGAGGAAATCGACGCCCTGCAGGACGTCACGGCCGGCCACCCGACCGACGTCTTCACCGGCGAACAGGTCTTCGAACTCCGCACCCACGCGAGCACGTCCACTCCCGAGGCCCTGACCCGCATGCATCTGAACGGTGCGCACGAGTTGAAGTGGCTCGAACCGTACGTGTCAGGCCCTGTGCACGCCGAACTCCTCGCCTCGTGGACGCGGGAATATGACGCCCTGCTCGCGCAGGGTGCACAGTGGGCCACCGGCCTGCACCAGGAACTCGAACTCATGATCCGGCAAACCGAACCCTACCGGTTCCTACCGTGGCGTGAACGCTTCATCGGGCAAGCGGCGAACATCCACGTGCCCTACCTGGATACACAGATCCTGGAATTCATCGGGCACCTGCCGGTCGACCTGATGTCCCACAAGACGATTCTCAAGGTGGCCCTGCGGCAGATGGATCCCCAGATCCTCCGGGTTCCACTGGCGACCTCTCAGGGCTACGAGGCGGACTGGAGCCATGAACTCCGCATGCTCGACGAGGATCAGCTGGAGGTTCTGTTGGGTTTCAACAGCCGCCTGGACGACATGATCGATCCCCTCACGATCCGCCACCTGATCCAAGCGTTGCCGACCACCGTCAGCCGTGGGACGCAGTTGACCTCATCCATTCGACAGGTTCTGGGCACCTGGCGCCGCACGTCGCTCGGCCGTCGGGTGCTTGGGCATCCGCCGATCCGGCCCCGGCTGCAGACGTTGCCAGCCGTGATCCTCAACCTGCTGACCCTCCGGGAGGTATTGCGGGCCTGACCCACCCGCCCCGTGGGCCACGGATCGAACCAGCTGGCCTGCGGAGAAGGCACCGAACCCTGCCTCCCGCTCAGGCGGTCAGTTCAACCGCGACAGGGAACGCAGCGCTGGA
The DNA window shown above is from Deinococcus sp. KSM4-11 and carries:
- a CDS encoding acyl-CoA dehydrogenase family protein codes for the protein MFDEFHVHALLTPEERLIRESVRAYCDKELLPQVAGWWDSGDLPVRDVMKQFGALGLLGPTVPEEYGGAGATYSAYGAMMYELERVDSGLRSAASVQGSLVMYPIHEYGSDEQKERWLPGLARGELIGCFGLTEPDGGSDPGAMRTRAHRDGDAYVLSGTKMWITNSPVADVAVVWAKDDAGVVRGFIVPTDTPGFEAPKITRKMSLRASVTGEIVLDGCRIPAANLLPGSGGLKSPLSCLTSARFGIAWGAMGALEAVLQATLEYTGSRTTFGKPIAARQLVQDKLVRMATDHSLGLLLAWRLGQLKDAGQMNYAQVSYAKRNNVRVALQGARLARELHGGNGITTEYPVIRHMLNLETVDTYEGTHDIHTLIVGRHLTGLGALE
- a CDS encoding asparagine synthase-related protein; its protein translation is MTAPEPTCDAAHLTLRLHRATPGRALPRGGLAVGPWQATLETQDPHGRMVTVVRQRGQVGALLGTLYDTTLDDALERYRAVGNGFAAQLEGSFALLILDLDAGRVLALTDRVGTRSLYASPADEEVFLSTRPGLPAFTRRPLCVAAVASMLVNGGLPSGLTLFEGVRALTPTELHDVRPDRIHSSPYWTVPFNPAPLGRPAAAHAGELIELMRGAVARRVRASRERPYLSLSGGYDSRGLLSLLYGQHPHLNTYSYALPSSRRGTDMEAAVRLATQYGVPHQQFLAYRGDLPRVIALNARQGHGGVSFCEEIDALQDVTAGHPTDVFTGEQVFELRTHASTSTPEALTRMHLNGAHELKWLEPYVSGPVHAELLASWTREYDALLAQGAQWATGLHQELELMIRQTEPYRFLPWRERFIGQAANIHVPYLDTQILEFIGHLPVDLMSHKTILKVALRQMDPQILRVPLATSQGYEADWSHELRMLDEDQLEVLLGFNSRLDDMIDPLTIRHLIQALPTTVSRGTQLTSSIRQVLGTWRRTSLGRRVLGHPPIRPRLQTLPAVILNLLTLREVLRA